One stretch of Cryptococcus decagattii chromosome 10, complete sequence DNA includes these proteins:
- a CDS encoding 1-pyrroline-5-carboxylate dehydrogenase, whose protein sequence is MTSQLATFKVPVIDNEPMRNYPPNSAERAGLQAAVHKMLAAGPVEIPCIINGEEVKTGDIQAQPMPHDHAKNLCTYHAATPEVVQNAIDGALGARQAWEEMPWADKAAVFLKAADLISGKYRYELMAATMLGQGKNAWQAEIDAAAELCDFLRFSVKYVEELYQQQPPRNSTGVWNRVEYRPLEGFVLAVTPFNFTAIGGNLVGAPIIVGNVCIWKPSPMATYSNYIVHKVFLEAGLPPSVIQFVPGNPPEIVKQCIDHKEFAGLHFTGSTHVFRKLWKDIAQNLDIYRGYPRIVGETGGKNFHLYHPSADIKSGVVQAIRAAFEYSGQKCSALSRCYVPLSLWNNGFKDTLIAETEKIKTGPCTAWENFAGPVIGKPAFDKITGIIEQAKKEGGEVIAGGSYDDSKGYFIKPTVIVTKDPKSLTMTTEIFGPVLTVYVYEDAEFDNMPALIDSTTEYALTGSVFARGRSVIASASHKLRNSAGNFYINDKSTGAVVGQQPFGGARASGTNDKSGSMAIFSRFVSMRSIKENFVAPEDYLYPSNFL, encoded by the exons ATGACATCCCAGCTTGCCACATTCAAAGTTCCCGTCATCGACAATGAGCCCATG AGGAACTACCCTCCCAACTCTGCCGAGAGGGCGGGGCTCCAGGCCGCTGTCCACAAGATGCTCGCTGCTGGACCCGTCGAGATCCCTTGCATCATTAACGGTGAAGAG GTCAAGACTGGCGACATCCAGGCCCAGCCTATGCCCCACGATCACGCCAAGAACCTCTGTACCTACCATGCCGCTACCCCCGAGGTTGTTCAGAATGCCATTGACGGTGCTCTCGGTGCCAGGCAGGCTTGGGAGGAGATGCCCTGGGCTGATAAGGCTGCCGTCTTCCTTAAGGCTGCCGACTTAATCTCTGGCAAGTACAGGTACGAGCTTATGGCCGCTACCATGCTTGGTCAGGGTAAGAATGCCTGGCAAGCCGAGATTGACGCAGCTGCTGAGCTCTGTGACTTCTTGAGGTTCTCCGTCAAGTACGTCGAGGAGCTCTACCAGCAGCAGCCCCCCAGGAACTCTACCGGTGTTTGGAA CCGAGTTGAGTACCGACCTCTTGAGGGTTTCGTCCTTGCCGTTACTCCCTTCAACTTCACTGCCATCGGTGGTAACCTCGTCGGTGCTCCTATTATTGTCGGCAATGTCTGTATCTGGAAGCCATCTCCTATGGCCACGTACTCAAACTACATTGTCCACAAGGTTTTCCTTGAGGCCggtcttcctccttccgTTATCCAGTTCGTCCCTGGTAATCCCCCTGAGATTGTCAAGCAGTGCATCGATCACAAGGAGTTTGCTGGTCTCCACTTCACTGGTTCCACCCACGTCTTCCGAAAACTCTGGAAGGACATCGCCCAGAACCTCGACATTTACAGAGGCTACCCCCGAATTGTTGGTGAGACCGGTGGTAAGAACTTCCACCTCTACCATCCCTCTGCCGACATCAAGTCTGGCGTAGTTCAGGCTATTCGAGCTGCTTTCGAGTACTCCGGCCAAAAGTGCTCTGCTCTTTCTAGGTGCTACGTTCCCTTGTCTCTCTGGAATAACGGCTTCAAGGACACTTTAATCGCTGAGACGGAGAAGATCAAAACTGGTCCTTGCACCGCCTGGGAGAACTTTGCTGGTCCTGTCATTGGCAAGCCGGCTTTCGACAAGATCACTGGTATCATCGAGCAGGCTAAGAAGGAAGGCGGTGAGGTCATTGCTGGTGGTTCTT ACGACGATTCTAAGGGTTACTTCATCAAACCCACCGTCATCGTTACCAAGGACCCCAAGTCTCTCACTATGACCACCGAAATCTTCGGTCCCGTTCTCACC GTTTACGTCTACGAGGACGCCGAGTTTGACAACATGCCGGCTCTCATCGACAGCACTACCGAGTACGCCCTCACCGGTTCCGTCTTCGCGAGGGGGCGGTCCGTCATTGCTTCTGCGTCCCACAAGCTCCGAAACTCTGCCGGTAACTTCTACATCAACGACAAGTCCACTGGTGCCGTTGTTGGTCAACAACCCTTCGGTGGTGCCCGAGCTTCCGGTACTAATGACAAGTCTGGTTCCATGGCTATTTTTAGCCGATTCGTCTCCATGAGATCTATCAAGGAGAACTTCGTTGCTCCTGAGGACTACCTTTACCCTTCCAACTTCCTTTAA